Part of the Engraulis encrasicolus isolate BLACKSEA-1 chromosome 1, IST_EnEncr_1.0, whole genome shotgun sequence genome, GATATTTGGAGTAAGTGAGGATATTTCAAACACCATATAAACAAACCTTGCTTCCAGTTAGCTGGCCTGGATCTAGGAAAGGCCTGAACAAAAGCATGCCTttggcagggcttgacattggcacctgctaaCTAGATGCTGcttaaaacttggctgtggcagATAATGATTGAAGTCTCACTGGCCTGTTTGCTCATAGCTTGTTATTTGGTATGATGTATCTCAATAGCCTGCATTCTGTTGTTTTCCTTTTGTGCTTCAAAAccaagagagaaaaaacatgTGAAGTTTATTTATATTTGTCTGATTTATTTTCATGCTGGAAGTTGCTTATCTTCACTGATCACTGATCTTGCTTTATCACTTCATCCTCTGAAACAAACTAGACCTACCTTTACTTGATGACCTCTGCTTGTTAACCCATTTTGACCGAGAgatgcatctgtgtgtttttgcCAGCTGTCACATCTATGCGTAGTATATTTACCATTAAAAACTGGGAGTGACTTTCATGTGGTTTCCATCGATTCTGGCATTTTAAAAGCACATGGCTAACGTAATGACATTAATTCTTCTGATTGGCTTAAATACACATTGGATAGTATAAGGGGTGTGTGAGTCACATGACTAATAAAATGTTTTGTGGTTGGTGGAAATACATTCACATATCACACATTGATTTGACTGCACTGTTCTCTCCGtcggagaattaaaaaaaaaaccctgacgtTATCAATGAATGACCATGGCTAATATAAGTGAAggaagaaatattgatgacattgATTCAGATTAAGATGGAAATCAGTATTAAATTGAGATTtaagaaatgcaaaaaaagaccTCCTCATTCTATATTTCAAACACACAATTTTAATCCCAATATTATTTTGTTGAATACAGAAAAAGTGATCTACTGTCGAGCCTTGTTTGATTGAATCATACAGTTAACATTCTTTGTAAATAAGGCTAtcgatatttttttccctttttccttctCGAGCACGTTGAATGACGACCGAGAATGAGAATGGGGTGCTCAACACGTTTTATTGATTTCTCTTCCCATTACCATACTAACCTCCCTCCCATGTCTCCGCTCCAGGACTCTCAGCCCTCCCCCCTGGCCCTGTTGGCCGCCACCTGCAGTAAGATCGGCCCCCCAGCCGCCCAGGCCCCGGTCACGGCGCCCGCCGCCCAGCCCGCCACACGCCGCCTCCACCCCATCAAGCCGGCCCCCATCGCCCCCGCGCCCCCCAAGAACGCCCTGGGCTTCCTCACCGCGGCCGGCGCCAAGGGCACCAATGTGATCCAGCTGCCCGCCGGCCTGGGCGCCTCGGGCTCCAGCCCCATCCTGCTGACCATCCAGAGCCCCACGCGCCCGGGCGCCACGGCCACGGCGATGCCGGCCCAGGCCAACACCATCCAGTACCAGATGCTGCCCCAGCTCGGCGGCGCCCAGACCATCCAGATGGTGCCCCAGGGCAGCCAGATCCAGCTCATCCCCGGCACCAACCAGGTGAGGCGGGGCGTCGGGGGGTCCATAAATGAGTCCATAATTGTCAAGTTGTGTTTCCCTCAGTTCATCTGTTGCGACAATGATCCTTGTACATGATGTGTATGCATTACTTTTTCCTTCATCGACACTGATCATGTATCCAAAAACCTGCATCAATGGATGTGTGAGAAACTTGGCCTCAGGCCTCAATAAGTTGTTCTAgtctttgttgtcaatgttgtaatGGTAAGGTGTTATTTTTCACCCAAAGGAAATGGTCCATAGTCTTTGTAAGGAATCTATATTTTTAATTCCTATTTAGTGTGAGCATCTTTTTCTATTTGTATGTAACTTTTTCCTGTCCAAGATTATTGCTTTGTTAAGAATTTTCCTGATAAGTCAtttagttgtgtttgtgtgtgtgtgtgtgtacgtgcctctCTGGTTTTTCAACTACTGTTCGAAgctgttgtctttttttgttgccTCAAATCTAAGTAGTAGTGGTTGAACGCCAGATTTCTCTCTTATTCTCAGGCCATCATCACGTCACCTGTCACGATGCCCACCGCATCCCCGGCGCCGGCCCAGCCTCTAGTAACCATGGCAACAGCCACCGGAGCCTCCATGATGCCCCAGAAGACCGTCGCCATCAAGCCCTCCACGCAGAAGCGGCGGCAAAGGTGGGTTCGCATCGGtggctttttttattttataaatatattatttttaaGTGTGTGATTAGCTttcattttttggcctttttaaatatattcagataggacagggagagggatggggaatgAGAGGGGGAAGGATCGGGATGCGACCttggtcagaatcgaacccgggccccgGGCATAGCCCACAGTTCAGGTTCAACTCCGACCAGGATCAAgtcccaaccccaccccataTCTCTCTTCCATCACTGAGCACAGATAGCCCTGAGCCATTTGTCCCAATAGACAGGGGTAGTAAACCACCACATTTAGTGCTTTATTTGTATGGTACTGTGTATCATGACGGCAAATCTTTCTTCTACTATTCTTGTATCGTCTTGTAAAACAGCAACGCCGGTGCTGAACAGCAGAGGGCGGTGGTGCGGCTTCCCGGCGGTCTCACGCTTCCCCTCAACGTCACCACGACGGCCACGGGCGAAATGGTCGCAGACGCCCAGCAGGTGACCACCACAACGACACAGGTACACAGCAGCCACCTCCATGACACAGGTGGCTAACAGGGTTTCCCATAGCtgaggtggccaccttgacaaaaCACCTAAACACCGTCCACATTGACTCAGCCCCCTGAAAACATAAGGATTTTGCATTCTGAATACATATTCTACAATTACATCACAAATGGTGTAATCAATTTTTTTGAGGGTGTGGGGGGTAGagaagaaaacttactagcctaATAGTGTGTGTATATTCGGCTGCCCAATTGGCCAGTGAGAAAAGTTAATTCATAGCCCTGATAATGCACAGGTCCAGCCAATAAAACAGTCATATGCAACATAATTTTGGAGGCACATTTGATGATTATGATGGGGCGCTTGTGAAATTTTACTATGAGCATtaattgcatgcacgcacaattttagtccatttttctagaGTAAatattttatttggcctgcgactttgttccagattggcctcaagtcaatttgagtttgacccTCTTGCTGTATAGAGTGTCATGTGTGTTATACTGTAAATATTGAATTGaactaataatattaataatgcactGGTACATCAGCAGCAAACTCCTGTGAAGTCCAGGCGGGGGCGCAAGAGGCAGACcccggcggtggcggtggccccGCAGCCCGTCGCCGTGGCCCCCCAGCCCACCTCGCCCTCGCCCGCCGTGGGGGAGCAGGTGGAGACCCTGCTCATCGAGACCACGGCCGAGAACATCATACAGGTACGCTGAagagtgtggcgtgtgtgtgtttgtttttatgtttatgcgtgcatgtgtgtgagagcgtgcacgCAAGCAGGTTGGTTGTCTGTTTGGATCCGGGCTCCCTTCTGATTGTACCTGTAAGATGTGATTGGCTGTGGTCTCAGAGTACCGATGGCACAcaacattcttttttaaaaaaaacgtttttgagcTTTTATGCTCTTGCAATTGGACAGTGAGGGTGTGAAAGGAAATGATAGAGCACGGGATGGATCGGGAATGGCCTCAGGTCAGATTCGAACTTGGGTTGTTGGAGTCATGGTATGGGTCTCTGACACAACAGTCTGTGGCCAGCAGGATGCCGGTGCCAGTTCTGAAGTGATGTAGGTCACTAacactgtctcctctctctctctctctctctctctctctctctctctctctctctctctctctctctctctctctctctctctctctctctctctgtctctctctgtctctcctctctctctctctctctctctctctctctctctctctctctctctctctctctctctctctctctctctctctctctctctctctctccactctttctccctctctctctccactctttctcctttctccctctctccactctttctattcactccactctttctctgtctctctttctctctctcgctcgctctctctctctctctctctctctctctctctctctctctctctctctcctctctctcttctctctctcctctctctctgtctctctttctctctctcgctcgctctctctctctctctctctctctctctcccactctttttcccactctttttccctctctctcctctcactccaactcgttctctcgctctctctctctctctctctgtccccctccctctctcttctctcactccaactcgttctctctctctctctctctccctctctctctctctctctctctctctctccctctctctccctccctctctcctccaggcgGGTAACAACCTGCTGATCGTGCAGCAGAGTCCCGGTGGCTCGGGCGGCCAGGTGTTGCAGCAGGTGCAGCTGGTGCAGTCCAAGCAGGAGCCGCAGCCCCAGCCCATCCAGCCGGCACACACGCAAACCACCACCATGACAacaacccagcagcagcagcagcaggtggtgCAGATCCCCTCGCAGGCCCTCAAGGTGGTGCAGGCCGCCTCCGCCACGCTGCCCCAGGTGCCCCAGAAGCAGCCCGCCCCCACCGTGCAGGTGGCGCCCGCCGAGCCCACTCAGGTATGCAGGTCTCTCCAGATATCTGCATTAGTCTAGTCTTTTAGCCagggctatacatgggttctaaatttttgttttctcctgaatGCGCGAAATTAACTGCGCACGTCTCGACCTCTAAtttttggaaactgctgtcggtcaaaaaattagctcacgtgattggctgccagtgtcttgccccttctcacaacaccgtgttgataaacaaaaaaaatctgtagaAGCCTCTAGATCAGTGATTATCAAACTGTGGGACCTGAAGGTATTTATTTGAATTGTGTTGTTTATTaggccagaggtgggccctgaacattttttgaaaatgtcaagtgggccccaagttggaggGAGTTTGGTACCCCTGCTCTAGTTATCTGCATGAGTCTAGTCTGTTACCCGGGCTGTGACATGGGTTTCCCCATTTGTAAACATTCCATGGCTGTGCGACCCTGGTTGTGCACGattcaaccagagagagtagagagagagaggttccattggcccattgtttccgggttctattattgcaagagggaggggggaaatccccctttaggcagacctaggcagacctaagaactgttctattcaatgctaggagtattatgacacgcccctttaggcagaccggaacctggtcatgttaggtgcccctagcaacctattacaatggcatatctctatacttaaagaatctctggttcaacctctgattattggaaactactgtcagtcaaaaaaattgtcccagtgaagctgcttgagtatgggggtgatgtgctgccagggtctagtgcctgttatgaccctggcagcagagttctgcaGAGTTAagctaaaaataagaaaaaaagtgggagcagaaaaatcctggttgaagcgcaCTTTTTTTCAGTTTTATCTTTTGGTTGGTATCTTTTATTCTAGTGGTAtctatttggttgtcctgctcccatgTCAGCCGTTTTTGGATGTGCAGGTTTTAACCCGCTCCTCGTCCTGTCCTGTCtgtgccacccccacccccaccccccaggtcCTGATCAAGACGGCGTCGGGCGAGTGGCAGGCCGTGCAGCTCCACCAGGAGGCCACCACCGTCACCTCGCCCACGCAGCTCACCCCCGTCACCACGGCCGTCACCACCCTCCTCAACGCCGCCGCCAGCGCCGGTGGCATCACGACGACGACGCTCACGCCCACGACGCCCAACGCGGCCCAGAAGCGCACGCTGGCCGGCGCCCGGAAGGAGCGCACGCTGCCCAAGATCGCGCCGGCGGGAGGCCTGATCGCCCTCAACCAGCTGTCGCCGGCCGCCGTGCAGGCCGTCCAGACCATCAACATCAACGGCGTGCAGGTGCAAGGCGTGCCCGTCACCATCACCAACGCCGGAGGTCAGTTGGAcacgtgtgatgatgatgatcatgttgATGaaaattgtggtggtggtggtgattatgCCATGGAATTTGGTGATATCACTGGTGGGCTGTcagaaatcaatcaatcaatctgttgatgatgatgatggtagtggtggttgtgTTTTTGCTATTACTGTTTGATTGATTCTGATCAATGGATATTTGAATtcattgatttttgttgttgttgtaattgtTAGTCACTTTCACCAATGCCGAATGTCAATTGGAGCTTGGGgatgattgtggtggtggtggtggtggtaggcttGCTGCTACTGATCTTTATGGCCGAATTTGATTCGATGAATTCAGTGTTTGGTATTAGAAGTTGTCATCACCAATGCTGGAGGTCTATCGAaggttgatgatgatgacggtaGTGGTAggattgctgctgctactgctgttcaAAAAAAATTGGAAttaattttttgttttattttgttaaaaaaaattgcTCGGAGGGAGAGGATGATGGTAGTACTGCTGCAGCTACTAACGCCGTCTGCAACATAGCATTTCATATTGTGAAAaagtgaggaaaaaaacacatccaAGTTTTTGGTGGAAGTGAATTTGGTTGAGGTTTGTCCAACCCTTGATTGGATAAGATGATCCATACTCTTTTGTTTGAGGGTGGCATTATATGGTGTCACATTGTGATTCATTTCTGCTTGGCGTTAGTGGGAGTTTCCacagttttttttaacacaaCAGAGAATGATGGTGGTGTCTCAGCTACTGCAGaagtggatgttttttttaataatatatatatagttaTTTTATAAATGTGAAGGGAACACCCATACATTTGAAGTTTGCATATGTTTTTTGGGGATGTCATGTAGTTATACATGCGAAATGACTGACCtaaaattttatttttattttcgtaCGGAAATGTACAAataggaaaaggggagaggaaacATCTCTTTGGTTGCTGTTTATCTCAAAGTTGAGATGTTAAAATACAGACAACTATTTGAGGATGGAATAGCATTTTAACACTATGTTTAATCGTACAAAGAATAACTGTAATGCAATAACTTCCATTTCAACTCACAGCTGTATTGCTTGTGCTACCCTATAGTATCCGACAAAGTGTTCAGCTCTTTCTGACATCCTAGCCAGGTAACTGGGGTCATGGTTATTTTACACAGTGTTTGAAATCATACTTCAAATAGGCATCATCCCAGTTAGCTGGCCGAGATTTCGGAAAAGGGCTGAATGAAAAATGACATGACTTAAGGTACTGACATGTCAAAGGGAGTGTAAGCAACttgatgttgaaattggctgcaaTTTCCCCCTAAGTgctcaacagaacagaacaaaaacTCAAACTGAAAGTGGAGAACAGTGAGTGACAGGAAACAGGCAGGAGTTCAGTAAATTGGCATCCTTTTGAGCCTTAATATGCCATGGGCCCAGACAAGTGTAGGTTTGGCTAATTGTCCAGGTGTGCCATTTTAGCataatatttgtgaaaaagtagcACTACTGCTActtctaagggcttccgcacaccggctccgacaaagtgctgagcactgctcagctaagattcgattccattgttttcaatagaaccacgcacactgacaccgatgtccgcggacattcaccgatgtcggatagcaattagagacaagttctattttgtcggcgccgcccattgactatcaatgacTATCATTGACtatcgtgtgaaattgggtttgggagtccgaattctgtcggaagcaaaagtgcgccgcagtgctgtcagagccAAAGTCTTGACTAAGCAATCAATGCAGCTgaaatactatactatactatactagtaGAATAAAGGCCAAAGCATTTTGTAGTACATTGTCCAAATTCatcttttgtttgtctgtcttgttCCACATGTTGAGCCAGCCATGTCAAATTAGGCTATGAAAAGGCAGCTTGCAACGTCTATTTGTCGACTTAGTTATACTTCGTAAGAGAGAAACATAGATTTTTACCTGCACTTACGGCATCGCTGGGTTTATTTGTTAGACTTTTTGACCATATGAATGAATCGAGCAGTTCACAAACCAAGGTAATGCCAGGCAAGGTACGACGTAATCAAGTCGATCCCAAGGCAATCACAGCCTATGTTGAAGGGAATCTGTCCAGTGTCTCGCCAGTTTATGGTTCTCTTACCATGAAAAGAATATGTACCCGTTATAATGTGTTCTGTTAGAGGCACTGAGGTTAAACGTCTCTGCCTTATGTTGTACATATAATGTAAAATCGGCTGTTGATTGCAATGAATAAATTCATACATACAAAAAGATAAATATATCCTGCTTCCTGCCTGGTTTATTTTCTGTAGTTGCTTAATTAATTGGAGTCATGCAGCAtcatatgaaaataaataagagtATATTGTAGGTGTCATAGTGTCATACAGTGGGTGTCACCtgaaaggcttatgatgaggtcaatgggggcgttggcagacttatgatgaggtccagagaCAGAGGGtgttttattcaaaaaaggttgtgagCCACTGTACTAGAGCAAGGCTACATTTTTAAGATGTGACTCCCCAGGCCAGTAGCACAGCAACTGCACTTGACACCTAGCAGACCGAATACAGGAAGAGAATTTAGTATATCTGTGTGTAGTTTCTTTGAGACACCTGAGGAAGACCTtgcaggtcgaaacgttgtgccaaggttttttttcttcatttaatcacgacaagggagcttttgtggtgtggattttttttttcttctagtaTCCACCTTCTCACCTCGGTCATTAAGCTTAACCCCCAACCTGTTTTAATGTTCTCCGCACTAACACAGAATCTCCGGCGTGGTGGTTCTGGCTTTCCCATaacccttctgaatgatttagcactagcagcCATGTGGCACCAAAATATTAATGGCGCTACCCTTGTAATTGTGGATTTTAAGGCTTGATAGCCACCTGCTGAATATTTGAATAATTCAGTGCTTCAGTATCCTGTTGACATCCTCCATGTAACCAACTGGGGTTTTCTCGTACTCAAGTTTAATCTGGTAATCTGGTGTTCTTGAACAATGGCTGTCGTAAGGACCTCTCGTCTAGCCAGCTGTGGGCCTCCACTACTGGATCCTCCCCCCCCCCAGTTCAGCAGCACtgtggtgtgtttctcgaaagcatagttgatagccagttagaaacttgggtggttgccaatgggaaattgtattgcaaacaacaaagtagctaatgaagttagctactatggttttgagaaatgcaacccTGAATTGGTGTCCTCCACCTAGCCAACTAGGGTTTACTGAGTAAAATAATCTGGTGTTCTTGAGGTCTGCAAGCACCTCCAGCTAGgtctgcacgattatggaaaaaatcataatcacgattattttggtcaaaatcataatcacgattattaatcacgattattgatttttgcagattttttgaaaattataacaagatgaaatataaccaagaatgaattacatacgggatgagcaaaataaaatgaattgtaataattatgtaaaggcaatagcatgaaacttaggtggacagatttctggccagaaacaccagcctgtcagtaaggtaagcgtacccattaagcccatgtaccctttaagcccactttcaactttgaggtcaatttaaagaaagggaaaaggtgaattttgttgttcatcaccctatccaattaaagggttaagtaactgacaaaatgttttttattgcaaacaaatcaattTTTTTATCGTcaagttatccccgtccaagtgaatccagtctcaggactactgacaagaagttgcctcaaaactttgctgttttgggacatgtcagaaatcatagaatttcagctagtttaagtcaaatgttttgaaaatactttcatatttagtgaactaagaggtaaatgtaatgatttttatatatatacatgcagtgttttactaaattatagcatttcccttcaaatggaaagatgtgttttatgagcgagcaaacgccgatattctcttgatacaaccacacaccatctttatcttactctaccacaAGACTTagggtggttaggtatgaattctaagcatattccagtttgtttggcattgatctttaaagaaatgcatcatgaaatgttttgtggagttgattatttccataaaatagctttttgtataggcgggcttaatgggtactaggtgggcttaaatggtacaccccattgaaatgcatgcaagttggcatgcatgctaatgaaaaatgcctttgagggacataaaaagtgctgtgcAATCTCAAGTTGTAGGTCAAAAAGGCgtaataatcaataagaaaaaataaatttctctgtttggatgaagaattttatgaagtatatgaagtaagagatgctgtaatatttaattaggttttatgcattattttttgagcaaatcttacatttttggtctgaaaccatttatgccatgtaggctacactgtttaaactcaa contains:
- the sp2 gene encoding transcription factor Sp2 isoform X2, which encodes MSDQKDSMATTVAVSPSEYLQPSATSTQDSQPSPLALLAATCSKIGPPAAQAPVTAPAAQPATRRLHPIKPAPIAPAPPKNALGFLTAAGAKGTNVIQLPAGLGASGSSPILLTIQSPTRPGATATAMPAQANTIQYQMLPQLGGAQTIQMVPQGSQIQLIPGTNQAIITSPVTMPTASPAPAQPLVTMATATGASMMPQKTVAIKPSTQKRRQSNAGAEQQRAVVRLPGGLTLPLNVTTTATGEMVADAQQVTTTTTQQTPVKSRRGRKRQTPAVAVAPQPVAVAPQPTSPSPAVGEQVETLLIETTAENIIQAGNNLLIVQQSPGGSGGQVLQQVQLVQSKQEPQPQPIQPAHTQTTTMTTTQQQQQQVVQIPSQALKVVQAASATLPQVPQKQPAPTVQVAPAEPTQVLIKTASGEWQAVQLHQEATTVTSPTQLTPVTTAVTTLLNAAASAGGITTTTLTPTTPNAAQKRTLAGARKERTLPKIAPAGGLIALNQLSPAAVQAVQTININGVQVQGVPVTITNAGGQQHLTVQTVPGGSLQLGGVTGQQVEQTLALELPSGVPGEKKRRMACTCPNCKDAEKRPGELGKKKHICHIPGCEKTFRKTSLLRAHVRLHTGERPFVCNWVFCGKRFTRSDELQRHARTHTGDKRFECSQCQKRFMRSDHLTKHYKTHINTKNL
- the sp2 gene encoding transcription factor Sp2 isoform X5, with the protein product MSDQKDSMATTVAVSPSEYLQPSATSTQDSQPSPLALLAATCSKIGPPAAQAPVTAPAAQPATRRLHPIKPAPIAPAPPKNALGFLTAAGAKGTNVIQLPAGLGASGSSPILLTIQSPTRPGATATAMPAQANTIQYQMLPQLGGAQTIQMVPQGSQIQLIPGTNQAIITSPVTMPTASPAPAQPLVTMATATGASMMPQKTVAIKPSTQKRRQSNAGAEQQRAVVRLPGGLTLPLNVTTTATGEMVADAQQQTPVKSRRGRKRQTPAVAVAPQPVAVAPQPTSPSPAVGEQVETLLIETTAENIIQAGNNLLIVQQSPGGSGGQVLQQVQLVQSKQEPQPQPIQPAHTQTTTMTTTQQQQQQVVQIPSQALKVVQAASATLPQVPQKQPAPTVQVAPAEPTQVLIKTASGEWQAVQLHQEATTVTSPTQLTPVTTAVTTLLNAAASAGGITTTTLTPTTPNAAQKRTLAGARKERTLPKIAPAGGLIALNQLSPAAVQAVQTININGVQVQGVPVTITNAGGQQHLTVQTVPGGSLQLGGVTGQQVEQTLALELPSGVPGEKKRRMACTCPNCKDAEKRPGELGKKKHICHIPGCEKTFRKTSLLRAHVRLHTGERPFVCNWVFCGKRFTRSDELQRHARTHTGDKRFECSQCQKRFMRSDHLTKHYKTHINTKNL
- the sp2 gene encoding transcription factor Sp2 isoform X1 gives rise to the protein MSDQKDSMATTVAVSPSEYLQPSATSTQDSQPSPLALLAATCSKIGPPAAQAPVTAPAAQPATRRLHPIKPAPIAPAPPKNALGFLTAAGAKGTNVIQLPAGLGASGSSPILLTIQSPTRPGATATAMPAQANTIQYQMLPQLGGAQTIQMVPQGSQIQLIPGTNQAIITSPVTMPTASPAPAQPLVTMATATGASMMPQKTVAIKPSTQKRRQSNAGAEQQRAVVRLPGGLTLPLNVTTTATGEMVADAQQVTTTTTQQQTPVKSRRGRKRQTPAVAVAPQPVAVAPQPTSPSPAVGEQVETLLIETTAENIIQAGNNLLIVQQSPGGSGGQVLQQVQLVQSKQEPQPQPIQPAHTQTTTMTTTQQQQQQVVQIPSQALKVVQAASATLPQVPQKQPAPTVQVAPAEPTQVLIKTASGEWQAVQLHQEATTVTSPTQLTPVTTAVTTLLNAAASAGGITTTTLTPTTPNAAQKRTLAGARKERTLPKIAPAGGLIALNQLSPAAVQAVQTININGVQVQGVPVTITNAGGQQHLTVQTVPGGSLQLGGVTGQQVEQTLALELPSGVPGEKKRRMACTCPNCKDAEKRPGELGKKKHICHIPGCEKTFRKTSLLRAHVRLHTGERPFVCNWVFCGKRFTRSDELQRHARTHTGDKRFECSQCQKRFMRSDHLTKHYKTHINTKNL
- the sp2 gene encoding transcription factor Sp2 isoform X4, with protein sequence MSDQKDSMATTVAVSPSEYLQPSATSTQDSQPSPLALLAATCSKIGPPAAQAPVTAPAAQPATRRLHPIKPAPIAPAPPKNALGFLTAAGAKGTNVIQLPAGLGASGSSPILLTIQSPTRPGATATAMPAQANTIQYQMLPQLGGAQTIQMVPQGSQIQLIPGTNQAIITSPVTMPTASPAPAQPLVTMATATGASMMPQKTVAIKPSTQKRRQSNAGAEQQRAVVRLPGGLTLPLNVTTTATGEMVADAQQQQTPVKSRRGRKRQTPAVAVAPQPVAVAPQPTSPSPAVGEQVETLLIETTAENIIQAGNNLLIVQQSPGGSGGQVLQQVQLVQSKQEPQPQPIQPAHTQTTTMTTTQQQQQQVVQIPSQALKVVQAASATLPQVPQKQPAPTVQVAPAEPTQVLIKTASGEWQAVQLHQEATTVTSPTQLTPVTTAVTTLLNAAASAGGITTTTLTPTTPNAAQKRTLAGARKERTLPKIAPAGGLIALNQLSPAAVQAVQTININGVQVQGVPVTITNAGGQQHLTVQTVPGGSLQLGGVTGQQVEQTLALELPSGVPGEKKRRMACTCPNCKDAEKRPGELGKKKHICHIPGCEKTFRKTSLLRAHVRLHTGERPFVCNWVFCGKRFTRSDELQRHARTHTGDKRFECSQCQKRFMRSDHLTKHYKTHINTKNL
- the sp2 gene encoding transcription factor Sp2 isoform X3, with product MATTVAVSPSEYLQPSATSTQDSQPSPLALLAATCSKIGPPAAQAPVTAPAAQPATRRLHPIKPAPIAPAPPKNALGFLTAAGAKGTNVIQLPAGLGASGSSPILLTIQSPTRPGATATAMPAQANTIQYQMLPQLGGAQTIQMVPQGSQIQLIPGTNQAIITSPVTMPTASPAPAQPLVTMATATGASMMPQKTVAIKPSTQKRRQSNAGAEQQRAVVRLPGGLTLPLNVTTTATGEMVADAQQVTTTTTQQQTPVKSRRGRKRQTPAVAVAPQPVAVAPQPTSPSPAVGEQVETLLIETTAENIIQAGNNLLIVQQSPGGSGGQVLQQVQLVQSKQEPQPQPIQPAHTQTTTMTTTQQQQQQVVQIPSQALKVVQAASATLPQVPQKQPAPTVQVAPAEPTQVLIKTASGEWQAVQLHQEATTVTSPTQLTPVTTAVTTLLNAAASAGGITTTTLTPTTPNAAQKRTLAGARKERTLPKIAPAGGLIALNQLSPAAVQAVQTININGVQVQGVPVTITNAGGQQHLTVQTVPGGSLQLGGVTGQQVEQTLALELPSGVPGEKKRRMACTCPNCKDAEKRPGELGKKKHICHIPGCEKTFRKTSLLRAHVRLHTGERPFVCNWVFCGKRFTRSDELQRHARTHTGDKRFECSQCQKRFMRSDHLTKHYKTHINTKNL